One window of Psychrobacillus sp. FSL H8-0483 genomic DNA carries:
- a CDS encoding DinB family protein produces the protein MNSTDILIINFEEIRRRSILAWDSIPEELYNWKPDENALSCLEMVRHVLESEYYYHLAVKNRGSIANFISPFESRKLISVQEELKFAQEYRNNFMKMIQSFSEDDLKNIQIDRSDVGYIRILGDMLLRIAYHESVHTGQMLDYLRTAGVHRPNIWD, from the coding sequence TTGAACTCGACTGATATATTAATAATTAATTTTGAGGAAATTCGCAGAAGAAGTATACTAGCCTGGGATTCTATTCCCGAGGAATTATACAATTGGAAACCAGATGAGAACGCACTTTCTTGTTTAGAAATGGTTCGTCATGTATTAGAATCCGAATACTATTATCATTTAGCAGTTAAAAATAGAGGTAGTATCGCCAACTTTATTTCTCCTTTTGAATCTAGAAAATTAATATCTGTTCAAGAGGAACTCAAGTTTGCCCAAGAATATAGAAATAATTTTATGAAGATGATCCAATCATTTAGTGAAGATGATTTGAAAAATATTCAAATCGATCGCTCAGATGTGGGTTATATAAGAATTCTTGGGGACATGTTATTAAGAATAGCTTATCATGAATCTGTCCATACAGGACAAATGCTAGACTACCTACGAACAGCTGGAGTACATCGACCTAATATTTGGGATTGA
- a CDS encoding formate--tetrahydrofolate ligase yields MNIEVKPLSDLSIAKNAKMQPIQFISDKIGIPADALELYGKYKAKIDPTKIALKSKPGKIVLVTAISPTAAGEGKSTVTVGLADAMQKIGQSVVVALREPSLGPVMGVKGGATGGGFAQVLPMEEINLHFNGDIHAITTANNALAAIIDNHLHQGNELNIDPRRITWKRVLDMNDRALRHITIGLGGPGQGIPREDGFDITVASEIMAILCLAKDLADLKERLAQIVIGYTYEKEPVTVRSLGVEGALTLLLKEAIKPNLVQTIEGTPALIHGGPFANIAHGCNSIIATKTAMKLADVVVTEAGFGADLGAEKFMHIKSRQAGISPDAVVVVATIRALKLQGGKQKDRLKEEDIEALLRGTNNLEKHVETIRAFGIEPVVALNKFITDTDLELEALLNWCKEKNVAIALTEVWGKGGTGGVELANLVLHELEKPTQFAPLYQTTDSIEHKVRTIVQQVYGGKDVVFTDAAQKQIAQIQSYGWDSLPICMAKTQYSLSDQPKLLGRPTDFTITVREAIPKLGAGFIVCLTGDIMTMPGLPKKPAALNMDVTEGGHAIGLF; encoded by the coding sequence ATGAACATTGAAGTAAAACCTCTTTCCGACTTAAGTATTGCCAAAAATGCAAAAATGCAACCCATTCAATTTATCTCCGATAAAATAGGAATTCCAGCAGATGCATTAGAACTATACGGAAAATATAAAGCAAAGATTGATCCAACCAAAATTGCACTAAAATCAAAACCTGGAAAAATTGTACTTGTTACTGCTATTAGTCCCACAGCAGCTGGCGAAGGAAAGTCTACTGTAACAGTTGGTCTAGCAGACGCGATGCAAAAAATTGGTCAATCCGTCGTAGTAGCTCTTCGTGAACCTTCACTCGGACCTGTCATGGGTGTGAAAGGAGGAGCAACTGGTGGTGGTTTTGCGCAAGTATTACCGATGGAGGAGATAAATCTTCATTTTAATGGGGATATTCATGCGATAACGACTGCAAATAATGCATTAGCGGCAATAATTGATAATCATTTGCACCAAGGAAATGAATTGAATATAGATCCTAGAAGAATCACTTGGAAACGTGTGTTGGATATGAATGATCGAGCGCTGCGTCATATTACAATCGGTCTAGGTGGTCCAGGGCAAGGTATTCCTCGTGAAGATGGCTTTGATATTACAGTGGCATCTGAAATTATGGCAATTCTTTGTTTGGCAAAAGATCTAGCTGACCTAAAAGAAAGACTTGCTCAAATTGTGATTGGCTATACATATGAAAAAGAACCTGTAACTGTACGTTCTCTTGGTGTAGAAGGGGCACTAACTTTATTGCTTAAAGAAGCGATAAAGCCAAACCTAGTCCAAACAATAGAAGGAACACCTGCGCTTATCCACGGTGGTCCCTTTGCGAATATCGCACACGGCTGCAACTCTATTATTGCAACCAAAACAGCAATGAAATTAGCGGATGTTGTTGTAACGGAAGCTGGATTTGGAGCAGACTTAGGTGCAGAAAAATTCATGCATATTAAATCAAGGCAAGCAGGAATTTCTCCTGATGCAGTTGTCGTCGTTGCTACTATTCGAGCATTGAAATTGCAAGGTGGAAAACAAAAAGATCGGTTAAAAGAAGAAGACATAGAAGCGCTTCTTAGAGGTACAAATAATTTAGAGAAGCATGTGGAAACGATACGAGCTTTTGGAATTGAACCGGTTGTAGCGTTAAATAAATTCATCACGGATACGGATCTAGAGTTAGAAGCATTGCTTAACTGGTGTAAGGAGAAAAATGTTGCGATTGCATTAACAGAGGTATGGGGGAAAGGTGGAACTGGAGGAGTGGAATTAGCGAATTTAGTTCTACATGAATTAGAAAAGCCAACTCAATTTGCTCCACTTTATCAAACGACAGATTCCATTGAGCATAAAGTTCGTACAATTGTCCAACAAGTATATGGTGGTAAAGACGTGGTATTTACGGATGCTGCGCAAAAGCAAATTGCACAAATACAATCATATGGATGGGATTCATTACCTATTTGTATGGCTAAAACACAATATTCGCTATCGGATCAGCCCAAATTATTAGGTAGACCAACTGACTTCACCATTACAGTTAGAGAAGCAATACCTAAACTAGGTGCAGGTTTTATTGTCTGTCTAACTGGAGATATTATGACGATGCCAGGCTTACCTAAAAAACCGGCAGCGCTAAATATGGACGTTACAGAGGGTGGACATGCAATAGGGTTGTTTTAA
- a CDS encoding cold shock domain-containing protein — protein MQHGKVKWFNNEKGYGFIEYNDNEDVFVHFTGIQGDGFRALEEGQDVTFEIVEGNRGPQAANVIKNS, from the coding sequence ATGCAACATGGGAAAGTAAAATGGTTTAATAACGAAAAAGGCTATGGATTTATCGAGTACAATGATAATGAAGATGTATTTGTCCATTTTACGGGTATTCAGGGTGATGGGTTTCGAGCATTAGAAGAAGGACAAGATGTCACGTTCGAAATCGTTGAAGGAAACCGTGGACCTCAAGCTGCAAACGTCATTAAAAATAGTTAG
- a CDS encoding metallophosphoesterase: MIYALLGDIHSSVKDLTSVLQHIDEVNPSVEIICTGDLFECTIGKKRAMKEVFSHIEDVISDPIDLLPLINFQSVYGNQEERIISICLEKHPAIHYMKTLPRHISIAGAVVKHGHEWEWSGEPWTPILPITKHETIFFGHSHQSALFLNGERKPFRFNERVHMPLATHIGVNVGSVIDNREWVLYDPTAQTIEFKKTAI, from the coding sequence ATGATATACGCTTTACTTGGGGATATCCACTCATCTGTAAAAGATTTAACTTCTGTGTTGCAGCATATAGATGAGGTAAATCCAAGTGTAGAAATTATTTGTACCGGAGATCTATTTGAATGCACTATCGGAAAAAAACGAGCAATGAAAGAAGTATTTTCGCATATAGAAGACGTCATAAGCGATCCCATTGATTTATTGCCACTTATTAATTTCCAATCTGTGTATGGCAATCAAGAAGAAAGAATTATTTCCATCTGCTTAGAGAAACATCCGGCCATTCATTATATGAAGACGTTACCAAGACATATATCGATTGCAGGGGCGGTTGTTAAGCATGGTCATGAATGGGAATGGAGCGGGGAGCCATGGACGCCTATTTTACCAATAACTAAACATGAGACGATCTTCTTTGGTCATAGTCATCAATCTGCATTATTTTTAAATGGTGAACGCAAACCTTTTCGTTTTAATGAACGAGTGCATATGCCTCTAGCGACCCATATAGGGGTAAACGTTGGTTCAGTAATCGATAATAGAGAGTGGGTGCTCTACGATCCAACAGCACAAACGATAGAATTCAAAAAAACTGCCATCTAA
- a CDS encoding HD domain-containing protein produces the protein MNTMEQCEQLVKEVYKHFDASHDFQHIERVRKNAFDIAISEPTADKEIIELAVLLHDVSDPKYTSGEGKLEEDRIIQELNLSAEKIDQIKKVIQSISFNGGNETFADTIEAKIVRDADRLDAIGAVGIARTFAYGGAKGRKLYDATETPRDNMSVEEYRTKVTASVTHFYEKLLKLADGMQTEKGKELAKERHAFMELFLQNLRIETGEHI, from the coding sequence ATGAATACAATGGAACAATGTGAACAATTAGTTAAAGAAGTGTATAAGCATTTTGATGCAAGTCACGACTTTCAACATATTGAGAGAGTGCGCAAAAATGCATTTGATATAGCAATTTCAGAGCCAACCGCTGATAAAGAAATTATCGAGTTAGCGGTCCTTTTGCACGATGTAAGTGACCCAAAATATACGTCTGGGGAAGGGAAATTAGAGGAAGATAGAATTATCCAGGAACTAAACTTATCTGCGGAAAAAATAGATCAGATAAAGAAAGTGATTCAGTCTATCTCTTTTAATGGCGGCAATGAAACATTTGCAGATACAATTGAAGCTAAAATAGTTAGGGACGCGGATCGTTTAGATGCCATTGGAGCAGTAGGAATTGCCCGTACATTTGCTTATGGTGGAGCTAAAGGCCGCAAATTATATGACGCAACGGAAACGCCGCGAGATAATATGTCAGTAGAAGAGTATCGTACGAAGGTGACTGCCTCTGTCACACATTTTTACGAGAAATTATTGAAATTAGCAGATGGCATGCAGACGGAAAAAGGAAAAGAACTGGCAAAAGAGAGACATGCATTTATGGAGCTCTTCTTGCAAAACTTGAGAATAGAAACTGGGGAACATATATGA
- a CDS encoding conserved virulence factor C family protein: MKIITIEPTPSPNTMKVIIDQELPFGKSHNYKKDNIEGAPNEIQAIFSIDGVKGVYHVADFLAIERIAKFSWESILAAVENVFGADNEENASEKPVDHYGEIYVHVQQFKGIPLQVKVFDSESESRFGLSARFTKALDEAMEGDKENYLMLRKWVDYGVRYGEQKEIGEQLVKELEATFPESKLQQLIADKYKPVDEKSAVRVPFTLEQFEVSEWEARFQLLNNLINPEIEDLPVLAKAVQDEQVSIRRLATVYLGLIEDEAVIPYLEMALKDKSGAVRRTAGDAMSDLGFEQFAEAMKVALFDKNKLVRWRAAMYFYEIGTAEALPTLKEAMDDKEYEVKLQIRMAIARIEDGEEAKGSVWKQMSEARK, translated from the coding sequence ATGAAAATAATTACAATAGAACCAACACCAAGTCCTAATACAATGAAAGTAATTATTGACCAAGAGCTTCCTTTTGGGAAGAGCCATAATTACAAAAAGGACAATATAGAGGGTGCACCGAATGAAATTCAAGCCATTTTTTCTATTGATGGAGTGAAGGGGGTTTACCATGTTGCTGATTTTTTAGCGATTGAACGAATTGCTAAATTCAGCTGGGAATCCATTTTAGCTGCTGTTGAGAATGTGTTCGGAGCAGATAATGAAGAAAATGCTAGTGAAAAGCCAGTGGATCATTACGGTGAAATATACGTACATGTCCAACAGTTTAAAGGAATCCCACTTCAAGTAAAAGTGTTTGATAGTGAATCAGAATCTAGATTTGGTTTATCTGCCCGTTTCACAAAAGCACTGGATGAAGCGATGGAAGGCGACAAAGAAAACTATCTTATGTTGCGTAAGTGGGTAGATTATGGTGTACGGTATGGTGAACAAAAAGAAATCGGTGAGCAACTAGTAAAAGAATTAGAAGCGACCTTCCCAGAAAGTAAGCTACAACAACTAATAGCGGACAAATATAAACCTGTGGATGAGAAGTCTGCCGTTCGTGTTCCTTTTACTTTAGAGCAATTTGAAGTAAGTGAATGGGAAGCGAGATTTCAATTACTAAATAACCTCATCAATCCAGAAATAGAGGATTTACCAGTACTAGCAAAAGCCGTTCAAGATGAACAAGTGTCCATTCGCCGATTGGCTACTGTTTATCTAGGATTAATAGAAGACGAAGCTGTTATACCGTATCTAGAGATGGCATTAAAAGACAAGAGTGGAGCTGTTAGAAGAACCGCAGGGGACGCAATGAGCGATCTTGGCTTTGAACAATTTGCAGAAGCAATGAAAGTTGCTCTTTTCGATAAGAACAAATTAGTTCGTTGGAGAGCAGCGATGTATTTCTATGAAATTGGTACAGCAGAAGCACTGCCAACTTTGAAAGAAGCGATGGACGACAAAGAGTACGAAGTGAAGCTTCAGATTCGTATGGCCATTGCGCGCATTGAAGACGGGGAAGAAGCAAAGGGCTCTGTTTGGAAGCAAATGAGCGAAGCTCGTAAGTAG
- a CDS encoding LysR family transcriptional regulator, with product MEWQRLEYFQTLAEVQHMTRAAELLSISQPALSRSIAGLEEEIGVPLFDRRGRSIVLNRYGQMFLQRVNRIIKELNDGLEDIHQLINPEQGEVTLGFLHTLGTSSVPNIIRAFHQQYPDITFQFKQNHTHTQLKQLKSGELDLCLLASTEDEKLIEWTELWRDELYVIVPTNHPLAMGKSISLTEVAEESFISMKKGYALRKTTDEIFEEAGVTPTISFEGDEVATVAGFVAAGLGFSILPDGGEINSNKIAKLRIEDVTCERVIGMAVVKDRYLSPAAKRFQQFVLDYFSQEKA from the coding sequence TTGGAATGGCAGCGACTAGAATACTTTCAAACACTAGCAGAAGTTCAGCATATGACACGGGCAGCTGAGCTATTGTCTATTTCACAGCCAGCATTGAGTCGCTCAATTGCAGGGTTAGAGGAAGAGATTGGGGTACCATTATTCGATCGACGAGGCAGGTCCATTGTTTTAAATCGATATGGCCAGATGTTTCTTCAACGTGTTAATCGAATTATTAAGGAACTAAACGATGGTTTAGAAGATATTCACCAATTAATTAACCCGGAGCAAGGAGAAGTGACTCTAGGCTTTTTACACACACTTGGGACAAGCTCTGTACCAAATATTATCCGAGCATTTCACCAACAATATCCGGATATCACTTTTCAATTTAAACAAAATCATACACATACTCAATTAAAGCAATTGAAATCAGGTGAATTAGACCTTTGTCTTCTCGCTTCTACTGAAGATGAAAAACTCATTGAATGGACAGAATTATGGCGGGATGAATTATATGTGATTGTTCCAACCAATCATCCGCTTGCTATGGGTAAAAGCATCTCATTAACAGAGGTAGCAGAGGAATCCTTTATTTCAATGAAAAAAGGGTATGCACTCCGTAAAACAACTGACGAGATTTTCGAGGAAGCTGGCGTCACGCCAACAATTTCTTTTGAAGGGGATGAAGTTGCCACAGTTGCGGGATTTGTTGCTGCAGGGCTTGGTTTTTCTATACTTCCAGATGGCGGTGAAATCAATTCAAATAAAATAGCTAAATTACGAATTGAAGATGTCACGTGTGAACGTGTAATCGGTATGGCAGTCGTGAAAGATCGCTATCTATCTCCAGCGGCAAAACGATTTCAGCAGTTTGTCCTTGATTACTTTTCGCAAGAAAAGGCTTAA
- a CDS encoding nitronate monooxygenase, giving the protein MITLQTPLCDVLNIKYPIIQAGMAGGSTTVELIANVSNAGGLGSLGAAYMMPDDLRKTIRDIKQQTDRPFAVNLFCVEDIINTNEKKHEQEIKEVLISLGKNLGIEEEHIQFQTPDLFNERFQVLIEEEVPIISTAFGILPVDKMKTAKQRKIKVISMVTTVKEAMIAEKAGVHVIVAQGSDAGGHRSTFDIKEHPLGANIGTFSLIPQVVENVNIPVVAAGGVMNGRGIVAALALGAQGVQMGTKFLGSKESGIHPLYKKALFESTEEHTVITKNFSGRPARGIKNKFIEEFDRTGVHPLAYPIQNTATSDIRKEAFKQNQIEYMALWAGQGLRLIHHESHAEMIIKELMDEAEKILG; this is encoded by the coding sequence ATGATTACTCTACAAACACCTTTATGTGATGTATTAAATATTAAATATCCTATTATACAAGCTGGCATGGCTGGAGGATCTACGACAGTGGAACTAATAGCGAATGTAAGTAATGCCGGAGGATTGGGAAGTTTGGGTGCTGCCTACATGATGCCAGACGACTTAAGGAAGACAATTAGGGATATTAAGCAGCAAACAGATCGCCCTTTTGCGGTCAATTTGTTTTGTGTAGAAGACATCATCAACACAAATGAAAAGAAACACGAACAAGAGATAAAAGAGGTGTTAATAAGCCTCGGAAAAAATCTAGGGATTGAGGAAGAGCATATACAGTTCCAAACACCTGACCTGTTTAACGAGAGGTTTCAAGTTTTAATAGAAGAAGAAGTACCAATCATAAGCACAGCTTTTGGAATTTTACCAGTTGATAAAATGAAAACTGCAAAACAAAGAAAAATAAAGGTAATCTCGATGGTTACTACAGTTAAGGAAGCAATGATTGCAGAAAAAGCAGGAGTTCATGTCATTGTAGCTCAAGGTAGTGATGCTGGTGGTCATCGAAGTACATTTGATATAAAAGAGCACCCACTGGGAGCAAATATAGGAACTTTTTCACTCATTCCGCAGGTAGTAGAAAATGTCAATATACCAGTTGTAGCTGCTGGAGGGGTCATGAATGGAAGGGGAATAGTGGCAGCGCTTGCCTTAGGAGCTCAAGGTGTTCAGATGGGTACAAAGTTCTTGGGGTCGAAAGAGTCAGGCATTCATCCTCTCTACAAGAAGGCTCTGTTTGAGAGTACAGAAGAACATACCGTCATTACGAAAAACTTCTCAGGAAGGCCTGCGAGAGGAATAAAAAATAAATTTATCGAGGAATTTGATCGAACAGGCGTTCATCCTTTAGCCTATCCTATTCAAAATACAGCAACCAGTGACATTAGAAAAGAAGCCTTCAAACAAAATCAAATTGAGTATATGGCACTCTGGGCTGGTCAAGGTCTTCGATTAATTCATCATGAAAGTCATGCAGAAATGATTATAAAGGAACTTATGGACGAGGCTGAGAAAATCTTGGGATAA
- a CDS encoding reverse transcriptase-like protein, translated as MLEVYIDGSTTGNPGPSGIGIFIKGEGHHLKISEYIGSYNNHATEFIALQRGLEEVQKLSPTIVSVRTDSQIVCTAVEKRYAKNAEFAAILEKILTISDSFDLFFIKWIPDDQNKAAHALAREAVLKKLPKG; from the coding sequence ATGTTAGAAGTATATATTGATGGGTCGACTACTGGAAACCCTGGACCAAGTGGGATTGGGATATTTATAAAAGGGGAGGGTCATCACCTAAAAATTAGTGAATACATAGGAAGTTATAACAATCATGCGACCGAGTTCATCGCTCTGCAAAGAGGGCTAGAGGAAGTACAAAAGCTTTCACCTACCATCGTTTCCGTGAGAACAGATTCACAAATTGTTTGCACTGCTGTAGAGAAACGTTACGCAAAGAATGCTGAATTTGCAGCAATATTAGAAAAAATATTAACGATTAGTGATTCGTTTGATTTGTTCTTCATTAAATGGATACCAGATGACCAAAACAAAGCAGCGCATGCACTTGCTAGAGAAGCTGTATTAAAAAAACTGCCAAAAGGTTAA
- a CDS encoding alpha/beta fold hydrolase, with amino-acid sequence MKVVAPKSFTFEGGKRAVLLLHGFTGSTKDVKKLGEYLQKRGYTCHAPMYRGHGVTPEELLETSPTDWWQDVVDGYHHLKNQGYEEIAVAGISLGGVFSLRVAEEFPVKAVVSMCAPIKRNSTDGLFDRLYNYAKIYKSFEGKSREEIIEELDVLKNTPKDSLEGVQAITENTCEELSSITSPTLVLQGALDDAIYQESASFILEHVETDEKEIIWYKESGHIITLGKEKDKVCEDVFTFLNQVEWAAS; translated from the coding sequence ATGAAAGTAGTTGCACCTAAATCTTTTACGTTTGAAGGCGGTAAACGAGCAGTATTGTTACTTCACGGTTTTACTGGAAGCACGAAAGATGTAAAAAAATTAGGAGAGTATTTGCAAAAGAGAGGCTATACTTGTCATGCACCGATGTATAGAGGGCATGGAGTAACTCCCGAAGAATTACTCGAAACGAGTCCAACTGACTGGTGGCAAGACGTTGTAGATGGATACCATCATTTAAAAAACCAGGGGTATGAGGAAATTGCAGTCGCAGGTATTTCTCTTGGTGGTGTATTCTCTTTAAGAGTTGCAGAAGAATTCCCGGTAAAAGCAGTCGTATCCATGTGCGCTCCAATTAAACGAAATAGCACAGATGGTTTATTTGACCGATTATATAACTATGCGAAAATTTATAAATCTTTTGAAGGAAAATCAAGAGAAGAAATTATAGAAGAACTGGACGTATTAAAAAATACACCAAAAGATTCCTTAGAAGGTGTGCAAGCTATCACCGAAAATACATGTGAAGAATTGAGTTCTATTACCTCTCCAACACTTGTGCTACAAGGAGCTTTAGATGATGCAATTTATCAAGAAAGTGCATCTTTTATTCTAGAGCATGTGGAAACAGATGAAAAAGAAATCATATGGTATAAAGAATCTGGCCATATTATTACATTAGGGAAAGAAAAAGATAAAGTTTGTGAAGATGTATTTACATTCTTAAACCAAGTAGAGTGGGCTGCGTCTTAA
- a CDS encoding SRPBCC family protein has translation MKKWKKEIIINAPIEYAWPFFYGDLEKKKKIFPKVVEEEILNRTEQVIGTTIWQTYQNGSYTEQYELTIKKYTDEKTYKVLQENFILNDRFRMTTEYELESQGEHLTKFIYTSINKPKNPLLSVFQLFGSDEVIVTFMNRTKDTIEAAYATEGTE, from the coding sequence ATGAAAAAATGGAAAAAAGAAATAATAATAAATGCGCCTATTGAATATGCGTGGCCTTTTTTTTATGGAGATTTGGAAAAAAAGAAAAAGATATTTCCTAAAGTAGTAGAGGAAGAAATATTAAATCGTACAGAACAGGTTATTGGAACGACCATTTGGCAAACGTATCAAAATGGTTCTTATACGGAACAATATGAACTTACAATAAAAAAATATACAGACGAAAAGACTTACAAAGTGCTGCAGGAAAATTTTATTTTAAATGACCGTTTTCGTATGACGACAGAATACGAATTAGAAAGCCAAGGGGAGCATTTAACAAAATTTATTTACACATCGATTAATAAACCTAAAAATCCTTTATTAAGTGTATTTCAATTGTTTGGAAGTGATGAAGTAATCGTTACATTTATGAATCGTACAAAAGACACGATAGAAGCTGCATATGCAACAGAGGGGACGGAATGA
- a CDS encoding zinc-finger domain-containing protein: MKNTHLINEIDYLLETYCDGCFIRTHLRKEKGKTFAHNFCIRQCTIGEEIKQVGTKLQGTK; the protein is encoded by the coding sequence ATGAAAAATACTCACCTAATAAATGAAATTGACTATTTACTTGAAACGTATTGTGACGGATGTTTCATTCGGACGCATCTTCGAAAAGAAAAAGGGAAAACATTTGCCCATAACTTCTGCATTCGTCAGTGCACAATAGGGGAAGAGATCAAACAAGTTGGAACTAAACTACAAGGTACAAAATAA
- the abc-f gene encoding ABC-F type ribosomal protection protein: MSHLIISNLTKTVGEKTLFENIAFTINNQNHAGLIGINGTGKSTFLSILAGKLEADSIDLDHPNKYRIAYLEQQPTFEKEETVLQAVFSGDSPILKINREYEEALAAMIEDPSSSILQDKLMDLQSKMDDYQAWDVNALAKTALTKLGLTQFEDSVLHLSGGQQKRVALAKVLIEPADLILLDEPTNHLDKESTDWLQEMLQRIEGAIIFVTHDRYFLDNVATHIYELADKTLYTHTGNYADYLESKAIREEMNASSQQKLQNLYRNELKWIRRGAKARSTKQKARKDRFAEIDSQIERDNSNQNLEMELVTTRLGKQVLEGKSISKKFGSKKIVDDFSFLLQAGDRVGIVGPNGAGKSTVLKMLAGEIPMDSGEIIVGSTVKLMHFTQQLPEMNDQMRMIEYVRESSNLIETGSGEKFSAAQMLERFLFPLNTHGTQIGKLSGGEKKRLVLLKMLMEQPNVLLLDEPTNDLDIQTLSVLEDFMETFPGVIITISHDRFFLDRIAKKLWKLSGDGSVKEWLGIYSDYLEEEKMNPTEVMEVKIEEPQEKVTKEKKKFSYKEQREWESIGAEIEKTEQLIVELEEKVLTTGSDFTLLQELTDKLEQANKTYEQLIERWSYLEEIASS; encoded by the coding sequence ATGAGTCATTTAATCATTTCAAATTTAACAAAAACAGTTGGCGAGAAAACGCTTTTCGAAAATATTGCGTTTACGATAAACAATCAAAATCATGCAGGGCTAATTGGTATAAATGGAACTGGAAAGTCCACGTTCTTGTCCATACTTGCAGGAAAACTGGAAGCGGACTCGATTGATCTTGACCATCCAAATAAATACCGAATCGCTTATTTAGAACAGCAACCTACTTTTGAAAAAGAGGAGACAGTTCTTCAGGCGGTATTTAGTGGAGATTCTCCGATTCTAAAGATAAATCGTGAATACGAAGAAGCTTTAGCTGCAATGATAGAGGACCCAAGTTCAAGCATACTACAAGATAAATTGATGGACCTACAATCCAAAATGGATGACTATCAAGCTTGGGACGTAAATGCTCTTGCCAAAACTGCGTTAACGAAATTAGGGTTAACACAATTTGAAGATTCTGTTTTACATTTATCAGGTGGTCAGCAAAAAAGAGTAGCACTTGCAAAAGTATTAATTGAACCTGCAGATTTAATTCTTTTAGATGAGCCTACGAACCATTTAGACAAAGAGTCTACGGATTGGTTACAAGAAATGTTGCAACGAATTGAAGGAGCCATTATATTTGTCACCCATGATCGTTACTTCCTAGATAATGTTGCAACACATATTTATGAACTTGCAGACAAAACGCTCTATACACATACCGGAAATTATGCGGATTACTTAGAGTCCAAAGCTATCCGAGAGGAAATGAATGCTTCTTCTCAGCAAAAGCTACAAAATTTATATCGAAACGAATTGAAATGGATTCGAAGAGGTGCAAAAGCAAGATCTACGAAGCAAAAAGCACGTAAAGATCGGTTTGCAGAGATTGATTCCCAAATTGAACGGGATAACTCCAATCAAAACTTAGAAATGGAACTGGTTACTACTCGTTTAGGTAAACAAGTTTTAGAGGGGAAATCGATTTCCAAGAAATTTGGATCGAAAAAAATAGTAGATGATTTTTCATTTCTACTTCAAGCTGGAGATAGAGTAGGTATTGTTGGTCCAAATGGTGCTGGGAAAAGTACGGTGCTAAAAATGTTAGCGGGAGAAATCCCAATGGACTCAGGAGAAATAATTGTTGGCTCTACTGTCAAGCTCATGCATTTTACACAGCAACTACCAGAGATGAATGATCAAATGAGAATGATTGAGTATGTTCGGGAATCTTCCAATTTAATCGAAACTGGCTCTGGAGAGAAGTTTTCTGCTGCACAGATGTTAGAACGCTTCTTATTCCCATTAAATACACACGGTACGCAAATCGGAAAGCTATCCGGCGGAGAGAAAAAACGATTAGTATTGTTAAAAATGCTAATGGAGCAGCCGAATGTTCTATTACTAGATGAGCCTACAAATGATTTAGATATTCAAACGCTATCTGTATTAGAAGATTTTATGGAGACTTTCCCAGGTGTTATTATTACCATTTCTCATGATCGCTTTTTCTTAGATCGTATCGCGAAAAAGCTTTGGAAATTAAGTGGTGATGGGTCAGTAAAAGAGTGGCTTGGGATTTATTCGGATTATTTGGAAGAAGAAAAGATGAACCCAACGGAAGTTATGGAAGTAAAAATAGAAGAACCTCAAGAAAAAGTAACAAAAGAAAAGAAAAAGTTTTCGTATAAAGAGCAACGCGAATGGGAATCGATTGGTGCGGAAATAGAGAAAACAGAGCAGCTAATCGTGGAATTAGAAGAAAAAGTGCTGACAACTGGTTCCGATTTTACTTTACTGCAAGAGCTGACAGATAAATTAGAACAAGCAAATAAAACATACGAGCAATTAATCGAAAGATGGTCGTATTTAGAAGAAATCGCTTCTTCTTAA